A genomic window from Ideonella sp. WA131b includes:
- a CDS encoding DUF3108 domain-containing protein, whose translation MPPAAERLRRAGLATLVVAVAVLHLAVLPALLPSDWPARLGAGAAADVRPARLAVQFVQVLQPRQPAPAARRLASAPGRVAAAAGAGDAGLAALPELPPLPERAALAAVPLPAPAAPTPPAAEAPRAAASAPPDATAFDWPPSTRLSYRISGDVQGPVEGHARIEWLRQGLRYQVHLDLTVALLATRHVSSDGLITPAGLAPRRYDEETRILLREPRRVAIELGPEQLLLADGRVLPRPEGVQDSVSQFVQMTWLFNARPELLQPGQSLSFPLALPRRVLPWVYDIVGPATVATPAGELAAVHIRPRLEAGGGDLTAELWVAPSLQNLPVRMLIRQGPQGRQAMLELLLERLPEQATPAR comes from the coding sequence GTGCCGCCGGCAGCTGAGAGGCTCCGCCGCGCCGGCCTGGCCACGCTGGTGGTGGCCGTGGCGGTGCTCCACCTGGCCGTGCTGCCGGCCCTGCTGCCTTCCGATTGGCCGGCCCGCCTGGGCGCGGGTGCGGCGGCCGACGTCCGCCCGGCGCGGCTGGCGGTGCAGTTCGTGCAGGTGCTGCAGCCGCGCCAGCCGGCACCGGCTGCGCGCCGCCTGGCCAGCGCGCCTGGCCGGGTGGCCGCGGCGGCCGGGGCCGGCGATGCGGGCCTTGCGGCCCTGCCCGAGCTGCCGCCGCTGCCCGAACGCGCGGCGCTGGCGGCCGTGCCGCTGCCCGCGCCCGCAGCGCCTACACCGCCCGCGGCCGAGGCACCGCGGGCCGCCGCCTCGGCCCCGCCCGACGCCACCGCCTTCGACTGGCCACCATCCACGCGCCTGAGCTACCGCATCAGTGGCGACGTGCAAGGCCCGGTCGAGGGCCATGCCCGGATCGAGTGGCTGCGCCAGGGCCTGCGCTACCAGGTGCACCTTGATCTGACGGTGGCGCTGCTGGCCACGCGCCATGTCAGCAGCGACGGCCTCATCACCCCGGCCGGGCTGGCGCCACGCCGCTACGACGAAGAGACGCGCATCCTGCTGCGCGAGCCGCGCCGCGTGGCCATCGAGCTCGGCCCCGAGCAGCTGCTGCTGGCCGATGGCCGCGTGCTGCCGCGGCCCGAGGGCGTGCAGGACAGTGTCAGCCAGTTCGTGCAGATGACCTGGCTGTTCAACGCCCGGCCGGAGCTGCTGCAGCCCGGGCAGTCGCTGAGCTTCCCGCTGGCGCTGCCGCGCCGCGTGCTGCCCTGGGTCTACGACATCGTGGGCCCGGCCACGGTGGCCACCCCGGCGGGTGAGCTGGCGGCCGTGCACATACGACCCCGGCTGGAGGCCGGCGGCGGCGACCTGACGGCCGAGTTGTGGGTGGCGCCCTCGCTGCAGAACCTGCCGGTGCGCATGCTCATCCGGCAGGGCCCACAGGGCCGCCAGGCCATGCTCGAACTGCTGCTGGAGCGCCTGCCGGAGCAGGCAACCCCGGCGCGCTGA
- a CDS encoding enoyl-CoA hydratase: protein MTDEALILTDLRGDGPRRTALVTLNRPKQLNALNDALMDQLGEALLRFDADATIGCIVITGSERAFAAGADIGAMADKTFAEAYGGDFITRNWETLRRIRKPVIAAVSGFALGGGCELAMLCDFIIAADTARFGQPEIKLGIIPGAGGTQRLPRAVGKAKAMDMVLTARMMDAAEAERAGLVSRVVPADKLLDEALAAAEAINAMSGPSVMMAKECVNRAFESGLADGVSYERRLFHALFATADQKEGMAAFVAKRKAEWQHR, encoded by the coding sequence ATGACCGACGAAGCCCTGATCCTGACCGACCTCCGTGGCGACGGCCCGCGCCGCACCGCGCTCGTCACGCTCAACCGCCCCAAGCAGCTCAACGCCCTGAACGACGCGCTGATGGACCAGCTCGGCGAGGCGCTCCTGCGCTTCGACGCCGATGCCACCATCGGCTGCATCGTCATCACCGGCAGCGAGCGCGCCTTCGCGGCCGGCGCCGACATCGGCGCCATGGCCGACAAGACCTTCGCCGAGGCCTACGGCGGCGACTTCATCACCCGCAACTGGGAGACCCTGCGGCGCATCCGCAAGCCCGTGATCGCCGCGGTGTCGGGCTTCGCCCTCGGCGGCGGTTGCGAGCTGGCGATGCTGTGCGACTTCATCATCGCCGCCGACACGGCCCGGTTCGGCCAGCCCGAGATCAAGCTCGGCATCATCCCCGGCGCCGGGGGCACGCAGCGCCTGCCGCGCGCCGTGGGCAAGGCCAAGGCCATGGACATGGTGCTGACGGCGCGCATGATGGACGCCGCCGAGGCCGAGCGCGCCGGCCTGGTGAGCCGCGTCGTGCCGGCCGACAAGCTGCTCGACGAGGCCCTGGCCGCCGCCGAGGCCATCAACGCCATGAGCGGACCCAGCGTGATGATGGCCAAGGAGTGCGTGAACCGCGCCTTCGAAAGCGGCCTGGCCGACGGCGTGAGCTACGAGCGCCGCCTGTTCCACGCCCTCTTTGCCACCGCCGACCAGAAGGAAGGCATGGCCGCCTTCGTGGCCAAGCGCAAGGCCGAGTGGCAGCACCGCTGA
- a CDS encoding pyridoxamine 5'-phosphate oxidase family protein has protein sequence MAAPARLQALPEIEAALWHELARAVRERDHAWRLATLATVSAQADGVHPEARTVVLRDCDPEARRLLVYTDARSAKAQQAERRPQGVLVLWSAALGWQLRLQVALVLHTGGLQVSSRWAQLQLTPAAQDYLAPLPPGTTLGDDRQAAPDRGSRSHFAVLECQVQSTDWLELHRDGHRRARFGADGARWLVP, from the coding sequence ATGGCAGCGCCCGCACGGCTGCAGGCGCTGCCGGAGATCGAAGCCGCGCTGTGGCACGAGCTTGCGCGCGCGGTGCGCGAGCGCGACCACGCCTGGCGACTGGCCACGCTGGCCACCGTGTCGGCCCAGGCCGACGGCGTGCACCCGGAGGCGCGCACCGTGGTGCTGCGCGACTGCGATCCCGAGGCCCGCCGCCTGCTCGTCTACACCGACGCGCGCAGCGCCAAGGCGCAGCAGGCCGAGCGCCGGCCGCAGGGTGTGCTGGTGCTGTGGTCGGCGGCGCTGGGCTGGCAGCTGCGGCTGCAGGTGGCGCTGGTGCTGCACACCGGCGGGCTGCAGGTGTCGTCGCGCTGGGCGCAGTTGCAGCTCACACCCGCGGCACAAGACTATCTGGCGCCGCTGCCGCCCGGCACGACGCTGGGCGATGACCGCCAGGCCGCGCCCGACCGCGGCAGCCGCAGCCACTTTGCCGTGCTGGAGTGCCAGGTGCAGAGCACCGACTGGCTGGAGCTGCACCGCGACGGCCACCGCCGCGCGCGCTTTGGCGCCGACGGCGCGCGCTGGCTGGTGCCCTGA
- the lysS gene encoding lysine--tRNA ligase: MRMTTTDDDNSLMAERRAKLAALRAQGVAFPNDFRPKHHAADLHQAHEGEPNEVLEPKAIAVVVAGRLMLKRVMGKACFGTLQDGSGRIQIYVTQDAVGAELLAAFKHWDLGDILGCEGTLFRTKTGELSIRATHVRLLVKSLRPLPDKFHGMTDPEQKVRQRYVDLATDDSARARFVARSKAVASIRGFMVEHGFLEVETPMLHPIPGGANARPFATHHNALDQEMFLRIAPELYLKRLLVGGFERVFEINRNFRNEGISVRHNPEFTMMEFYAAYWTHVELMDFTEAILRHAARAATGSARLSYAGREVHLDEPFARLSVRQSLIAIAGLTEAEADDPAVLRARIVAAGEEALPHWSLAELQFGLFEAEVEAQLWQPTFIIDYPVEVSPLARAADGNPSITERFELFITGREVANGFSELNDPEDQAARFHAQVASKDAGDDEAMHFDADYIRALEYGMPPAGGCGIGIDRLIMLITDSPSIRDVILFPALRRESA; this comes from the coding sequence ATGCGCATGACGACGACCGACGACGACAACTCCCTGATGGCGGAACGCCGCGCCAAGCTCGCCGCGCTCCGCGCCCAGGGCGTGGCCTTCCCCAACGACTTCCGGCCCAAGCACCACGCCGCCGACCTGCACCAGGCCCACGAGGGCGAGCCCAACGAGGTGCTGGAGCCCAAGGCCATCGCCGTGGTGGTGGCCGGCCGGCTGATGCTCAAGCGCGTGATGGGCAAGGCCTGCTTCGGCACGCTGCAGGACGGCTCCGGCCGCATCCAGATCTACGTCACGCAAGATGCGGTCGGCGCCGAGCTGCTGGCCGCGTTCAAGCACTGGGACCTGGGCGACATCCTCGGCTGCGAGGGCACCCTCTTCCGCACCAAGACCGGCGAGCTCTCGATCCGCGCCACCCACGTGCGGCTGCTCGTGAAGAGTCTGCGCCCGCTGCCCGACAAGTTCCACGGCATGACCGACCCCGAGCAGAAGGTCCGCCAGCGTTACGTGGACCTGGCCACCGACGACAGCGCGCGCGCGCGCTTCGTGGCGCGCAGCAAGGCCGTGGCGTCCATCCGCGGCTTCATGGTCGAGCACGGCTTCCTCGAGGTGGAAACTCCCATGCTCCACCCCATCCCCGGTGGCGCCAACGCGCGGCCCTTCGCCACGCACCACAACGCGCTCGATCAAGAGATGTTCCTGCGCATCGCGCCCGAGCTCTACCTCAAGCGGCTGCTGGTGGGCGGTTTTGAGCGCGTGTTCGAGATCAACCGCAACTTCCGCAACGAGGGGATTTCGGTCCGCCACAACCCCGAGTTCACGATGATGGAGTTCTACGCCGCGTACTGGACGCACGTGGAGCTCATGGACTTCACCGAGGCCATCCTGCGCCACGCCGCGCGCGCGGCCACCGGCTCGGCGCGGCTCAGCTACGCCGGCCGCGAGGTGCACCTCGACGAGCCCTTTGCGCGCTTGAGCGTGCGGCAGTCGCTGATCGCCATCGCGGGCCTCACGGAAGCCGAGGCCGACGACCCGGCGGTGCTGCGCGCCCGCATCGTGGCCGCGGGCGAAGAGGCCCTGCCGCACTGGAGCCTGGCCGAGCTGCAGTTCGGCCTCTTCGAGGCCGAGGTCGAGGCGCAGCTGTGGCAGCCCACCTTCATCATCGACTACCCCGTCGAGGTGAGCCCGCTGGCGCGCGCCGCCGACGGAAACCCGAGCATCACCGAGCGCTTCGAGTTGTTCATCACCGGGCGCGAGGTGGCCAACGGCTTCTCGGAGCTCAACGACCCCGAGGACCAGGCCGCCCGCTTCCACGCCCAGGTGGCCAGCAAGGACGCGGGCGACGACGAGGCCATGCACTTCGATGCCGACTACATCCGCGCGCTGGAGTACGGCATGCCGCCGGCCGGCGGCTGCGGCATCGGCATCGACCGGCTGATCATGCTGATCACCGACAGCCCGAGCATCCGCGATGTGATCTTGTTCCCGGCCCTGCGCCGGGAATCGGCATGA
- a CDS encoding glycosyltransferase family 2 protein, whose translation MPSPHEHPTLATGCAVIVLNWNGADDTLECLRSLRDGGDPCRVVVVDNGSRDGSAGRIAAELAELGVPCVRCTPTAPPPALAPAAADGFAVWLLEAGENLGFAAGCNAGLRVAQALGCGLVAFLNNDTVVEPGALGRLVARLEAEPGCFATLPMITVHGSDRIWNCGGTLWRIGLRRYHLAGRPRAEGARRGEIRCSFFTGCCFVTRTAAFAARGGFSERFFFGEEDFELALWLQAQGGHAVCLPSAVVQHKVSAALGAASAAAADPRRARVAVHYLNRFIHMRLRLGRWRWRLWCAAYLPYVALLLWRSGTLAAPALPGFVRRLLARAGTMDRVSRSDFEAVMAGRW comes from the coding sequence ATGCCCTCGCCCCACGAACACCCGACGCTTGCGACGGGCTGCGCCGTGATCGTGCTCAACTGGAACGGCGCCGATGACACGCTGGAGTGCCTGCGCTCGCTGCGCGACGGCGGCGACCCCTGCCGCGTGGTCGTGGTCGACAACGGCTCCCGCGACGGCTCGGCCGGCCGCATCGCTGCAGAACTGGCCGAACTCGGCGTGCCCTGCGTCCGCTGCACGCCCACTGCGCCCCCGCCGGCCCTGGCCCCGGCCGCGGCCGACGGCTTTGCCGTCTGGCTGCTCGAAGCCGGCGAGAACCTGGGTTTCGCCGCCGGCTGCAACGCCGGGCTGCGCGTGGCGCAGGCCCTGGGCTGCGGCCTCGTGGCTTTTCTCAACAACGACACCGTCGTGGAGCCCGGCGCGCTGGGCCGGCTGGTGGCCCGCCTGGAGGCCGAGCCCGGCTGCTTCGCCACCCTGCCCATGATCACCGTGCACGGCAGCGACCGCATCTGGAACTGCGGCGGCACCCTCTGGCGCATCGGCCTGCGGCGCTACCACCTGGCCGGCCGGCCGCGGGCCGAGGGCGCGCGCCGCGGCGAGATCCGCTGCAGCTTCTTCACCGGCTGCTGCTTCGTCACGCGCACGGCGGCCTTTGCGGCCCGGGGTGGCTTCAGCGAGCGCTTCTTCTTCGGCGAAGAAGACTTCGAGCTCGCGCTGTGGCTGCAGGCGCAGGGCGGCCATGCCGTGTGCCTGCCCTCGGCCGTGGTGCAGCACAAGGTCAGCGCCGCCCTCGGCGCCGCGTCGGCCGCAGCGGCCGACCCGCGGCGCGCGCGCGTGGCCGTGCACTACCTGAACCGCTTCATCCACATGCGGCTGCGCCTGGGCCGTTGGCGCTGGCGGCTGTGGTGCGCCGCCTACCTGCCCTACGTGGCGCTGCTGTTGTGGCGCAGCGGCACGTTGGCGGCGCCGGCCCTGCCCGGCTTCGTGCGGCGGCTGCTGGCCCGTGCCGGCACCATGGACCGCGTGTCGCGCAGCGACTTCGAGGCCGTGATGGCCGGGCGCTGGTGA
- a CDS encoding glycosyltransferase has translation MLAPASVIHTQRWAAALAGRGVEVVLATQHPDAAWAPPAGVRVVALPHAGTAGYFRNVPALRRLLRREQPALLQAHYASGYGTTAALAGFHPWLLSVWGSDVYDFPTESRLKGWWLRRNLRSADAVASTSEAMARQVRALLPTVGEVAITPFGIDSGRFAPQPQAHEGLVIGTVKTLAPKYGIDVLLQAFARLSRRWSADPRVLSLQIVGGGPQRAELEALAQALGIGPQVRFIGPVPHAEVAGWLNRMDIYVAVSRLDSESFGVAVLEASACALPVVVSDAGGLPEVVVHNETGLVVPREDPASLAQALERLVADADLRRAFGAAGRKRVRQHYEWTRSVDRMLAVLEAVSGGRPATS, from the coding sequence ATGCTGGCCCCGGCCAGCGTCATCCACACGCAGCGCTGGGCTGCGGCGCTGGCCGGCCGCGGCGTCGAGGTGGTGCTGGCCACGCAGCACCCCGACGCGGCCTGGGCGCCGCCGGCCGGCGTGCGCGTGGTGGCGCTGCCCCATGCCGGCACGGCGGGCTACTTCCGCAACGTGCCGGCGCTGCGCCGCCTGCTGCGCCGCGAGCAGCCTGCGCTGCTGCAAGCCCACTACGCCAGCGGCTACGGCACCACGGCGGCCCTGGCGGGCTTCCATCCCTGGCTGCTCTCGGTGTGGGGCAGCGATGTCTACGACTTCCCGACCGAGAGCCGCCTCAAGGGCTGGTGGCTGCGCCGCAACCTGCGCAGCGCAGACGCCGTCGCCTCCACCAGCGAGGCCATGGCCCGGCAGGTGCGGGCTCTGCTGCCGACGGTCGGCGAGGTCGCCATCACGCCCTTCGGCATCGACAGCGGGCGCTTCGCGCCGCAGCCGCAGGCCCACGAAGGCCTGGTCATCGGCACCGTCAAGACGCTGGCGCCCAAGTACGGCATCGACGTGCTGCTGCAGGCCTTTGCGCGCTTGTCGCGGCGCTGGTCGGCGGACCCCCGCGTGCTGTCGCTGCAGATCGTCGGCGGCGGCCCGCAGCGGGCCGAGCTCGAGGCTCTGGCCCAGGCGCTGGGCATCGGCCCGCAGGTGCGCTTCATCGGGCCGGTGCCGCATGCCGAGGTGGCAGGCTGGCTCAACCGCATGGACATCTACGTGGCCGTCAGCCGACTGGACAGCGAGAGTTTCGGCGTGGCCGTGCTGGAGGCCTCGGCCTGCGCGCTGCCGGTGGTGGTGAGCGACGCGGGCGGGCTGCCCGAGGTCGTGGTGCACAACGAGACCGGCCTCGTCGTCCCAAGGGAGGACCCCGCCTCACTGGCCCAGGCGCTGGAGCGGCTGGTGGCCGACGCCGATCTGCGCCGCGCCTTCGGTGCTGCCGGCCGCAAGCGGGTGCGGCAGCACTACGAGTGGACGCGCAGCGTCGACCGCATGCTGGCGGTGCTGGAGGCCGTCAGCGGCGGGCGCCCGGCTACATCGTGA